The Stegostoma tigrinum isolate sSteTig4 unplaced genomic scaffold, sSteTig4.hap1 scaffold_709, whole genome shotgun sequence genome segment TCCCTGGCCTCACCAATTTGACTCCTTGATCCCCTCACCCTCTGACCCCGAACTCACTGTCCTCTgaaccccaaactcaccatccACCCAGCCTTGACCTTATGACCCTCTAACCACCCACCCCCAAGGGGGCCTGGGGTCAGGACACGATGCTCTTCAAAGCTGCTTGGAGCTCGGGGTAGAGGTACCTGTACCCGGTCTGCAGCGTTCTCCTGGGTATAACCCTCTGGCCCTCCAGCAACAGGACCGCCCGCTCGACGCCCAGCAGAGCCTGCAGTacaagactgggcactgggggcaGCACCGAGGGCCGGGTCAGGC includes the following:
- the LOC132209218 gene encoding epimerase family protein SDR39U1-like; the encoded protein is MPRIHVDDLSGILAHTVENEWVLGISNGEAPAQTTNGEFARALALSLTRPSVLPPVPSLVLQALLGVERAVLLLEGQRVIPRRTLQTGYRYLYPELQAALKSIVS